The Xyrauchen texanus isolate HMW12.3.18 chromosome 19, RBS_HiC_50CHRs, whole genome shotgun sequence genome segment AGGATTTGTGGCCACTTTAAAAAGGGTTTTGAAACCTCACCAACCCTTCCGCCCACATCTCGCTTGTTcccttcataatttttttttttttttttaaacagaacacACACTTTCCTTACACAGTGTCATTAGCGTAAACTACATGTTTCCCACAAAGGATTGCAAGATTGTATGAGAATATCCCTCTGAATTTACTCTAACATGACACAAAGCACAGTCACTCAGTATGTCATCCCATAATGAACCAACATCATCAGGCACAGCTCAGCATCTATTCATATATTCCAGCGACACACCCaattcatttttacattcagGGCAGTCACCTTTTTCTCTGACATCCCCCATTACGATACTTCACTGTTCATCTTGTCAGTCATAAACTAAAGTGGCACTCCAAGTCATGGTATATTTATAACAGCGCCTGTGCAGACGGAGGTCTTGTGCAGTAGTCTGGTAGTTAGCTGAGGGGAGCTCAGCCACATctcatgcataaaatcatgagcaGCCTTTTTGATCTTTCTGGGTGAGAGCCCGAACTTGAGTGCTGTACTTTTTTCCTCTTCTCTAACTATTTGCATAATCACTCCAGTAGTGGAAACCTGAATTTGGCAAATGATGATTTTGTTGGTGTAACAGAGAGTCCTGTAGTGGATGCGGTGCTGTATGTGTTTGTTGGCAGAATGTGGTGACAGTAGGCCAGGCTGTTTATAACTGGGATGTGCTACTTACTGTTATTACAtgactctctggaatactcgattctgattagtCAATGGCAGCATTTAGCCTGGAATTAAGATTAATCTGACCGGTCATCCGAGTATTGCGAGTCATCTCTCCTACTTCTCGTATCATTCTGCAATCTCTATAAGtaagtttataataatatttcaaatgtataaattttacatgtccatttatttatttatttggcaagtagtcttgtaataagctggataattagcagtcagatggtcattttcgctaaataaacaccaacagaactccagAGGTGCAAATCAGTTCAGTGATTTCTTTACTGTACAAAAGCAGGTCTCCACTGGTGGTAGGTCACATTTAGTAAATATTTGCTTTGGGTAAGATGCCAGTGGTGAAGATGCATTAGACAAGAAGGCAGCACTCAGGAACTCAACCCAGAGATGCTGAGTCGCTGTGGTCTGGCAAAATGCCGGCACATTGGGATATTTTAGGCCTCTGAGCAGATCTATTTCTCGGTATAAGCTTCACTGCGATTAAGTATTTGCCCTTAGTGTTGTTTAAACGAggtgattttattatttagatGGTTTTCAGAGGGCACTGGCTGTTTTTCAATAGAGTTCGGTTTATTCTTAGTTACAGAAATGAGTTCATGCATATGAGAGTGTGGGTGAGTATAAATTTACACTGGATGTGCATGTTGAGGGGTGTATTCACAGGCAAACACACTTGAGTACATCATATTTTGTCTACACGGCTGTTTCAGGCCAATAGCATATGTTTATAGCAATGGAAGAGAAGGTCGTTGAGGTGAAATCAATACAGGTTCTTAATGAGGTGCTCTGGAAAAAGAAGATGGATTGAGAGAAAGCGTTAGAGAGAACTAATGGCTTTGCCCAGAAATGCagcaaaaatcagatttttttttatgttttttggtgTAACCGACTGAAACTAACAGTTTAGTTTTTTGGAGtctgaaatatgaaatatgatgtTTACAAACCCAACCAAACCACATCCATTCATGGCATAAAAATCGGAATAAAGTCTCTATATGAATTGTCAAATTGAATTTCACATCATTTTTCATCATTCAGGACGTGAGACAAATATGTGCTCTGGAGCTGTGTCCGAATACACTTATTTTTGCATTCTCTTTCCTCATATAGTGGCATTGACTATGTAGTGAATAGTGAATGAGACAAAGCGAATGCATGGTTGCGTAAATTGCCTAAAATCGAGTGTAATGCGTAGATATAATCGATTATGTTCTCTCATGCACCCAGAGTTTAATACCCAAATGAGATGTCATGATAGACATGAGGGTAGGCAAATGTTTCCAGTTTTCCATCCTTTCTCTCCACAATGACAGCTCTTCTCTCTTGGACCGTTTACACAGAATGCATTAAAAAAGCAGTGCAACAAATGGACCAGAAAGCAGATATCTTgagaaaagtttttaaaagtctttttaacttgacacagtcagACAAAAAATGCTGCGCTCATGCGTCGCAATGGTCAAAAAGTCAATCTAGCACATGTTACCATAACTGTAAAGCGGAGAAGGGCAGTGCCGGGCTGAAATTATGCACgtctggtccccaatcagccggTAAAGACAgtttgaaagagagagacaattacgggcagctgccctgtatgtgtttgtgtgtgtctttcccactgcagtctccagtctgcctttatccctctctgaggcttgattagcctgattaggggccggataTGTAGCATTGCGACCCGGCCCcttcctccgccctgtcacattaacTTATTCCAGAACAGTGCAGATGGTCAGAAAACATGTCCTTTGTGAAAAGCCCCTTATTTCTCCCCTTATTGCTGTAGCAACTGATCGAGATACACCAGATAATAATATACTGTTTGAACAAATGGATCTGATTTCATTACATGGAAAATGACATTCTGCCTTAAAGATTGGATTTGTGTGCAGTGTAAACAAAACCAAAGGAGATTACTAAGGAGACTACTATATAATAAACTGACAAATTCAAAGTTCAAACCCTTAGACCATTCAGCAGCATAATAGCAATTAGTTCAGCTTCACATTGATGGAGAGATGTTCACCACATAGGCCTAGTTGTACATAGTACAGAAAGATTAGTGATTATCAGAGAACATCGAATAATGCAACAGGAATCCAGACTAAATTAAAAGTGGgttttctggcattttaaagGCAGTTGCCCTCCTTTTCAGAGTATTCGGTTCACTCCCAGCTTGAATCATCTCAGTTATGTAACAGACTTGTGAACTTGTGTCTGTACAGTATTTCTCATTTCTAAGAGGAAATCAGATGCTTTTgatccattttctttttttagtctTAAGCGAAATGGCATGTATGAgcgtaaatatataaacagtacatAAGTTTATGAGTAGCTAGTTGTCATGAGATTTGAAATGTTGAATTTTCGTATTCTTATATTATTATGAtacatgcagtttttatgacATTAGATTAATTAAGAAACTATATTAAGGATTATTTAAGTGGAAAAAATGGTGAAtggtcacagcacctaaaatatacacttacCCTTATAGAGtgatggatttatttatttattttttcatttaaaccttACAACATTCACCCTTAAATCTTacagctcaagtgcatgctgtcaataaagcaaaaagggcacataccaaatactaatatATTCTGAAAtggtcatttattttaatttattatgacTTAAACACACATCTGTATATTGAtcatatcatttgtaatgaaacaatggattaaaggaatagttcacctacaaATGGTAATatttcacccttatgccatctcaaactcatgtgaCTCTGCGGAATAAAACGAAGATATTATTATGGagaaattatgtgaatatatccatagactgcaagtcaatggggcccaaactttcaagctccaaaaaggacataacggCAGcacaaaggtaatccatacgattgAAGCTTCAAACCATGATTGTACCTAGGAGACTTATAGGGAAAAATAAGTTAcaatttggtctgtttctcacctaaaagtccatttcacttcagaagagatggattaaaccactcgagtcatatgaattacctttatgctgcctctatgtgctcTTTGGAATTTgaacttgaattgtatggacaaaaCGACATCATATCTTCATTTacgttttgcagaagaaagaaagtcttacaagtTTGAGATGaaataaggttgagtaaatgatgggagaattataATTTaactgtgaactattcctttaaaagagaaAAACGCAAAATagacttttgaacattttaaagaaTTGTTTTTCATGCACATGTGTTCATGCCTCTCATGATCACATGGACAGAGAaaagtcaatgaaaattgactggATGGTAACTGGAATAGCTTGCTTTATAATTGGAGACATGGATATGGATGCAACCAAAGCTTCTTGAAATACTAAGAAATTCGCCAGATAAAGGATTTCATATCTGATCCCCTGAAGGGTTTTTTCATAATGTTTTCCTTTATCTTCTTCCAATTTAGAAATCCCAGCGGAGCCATTTGATCCTGTAACCAATGGCAACAGTCCAGGCCCTGTCCTTGGCCCAGAACCCCGGCAAAAGCATCAGTGCCGTTTACCCTGCATCCTCTCTGGCATCAGGCCGTTGCGTCATGGGAAGTGTAGGCAGCCTCATCGAGAAGCCAGACGTGTCGCCTACCAAGAGTAATAGAGCTGTTCCACAGGTATCAGGACGCCAGAACCACAGCCTGCTCAAGAAGGGTTTCAACCAGAGAGAGCTGCTTAACTACCTGAACATAACCAAGAAGGAAGCGAAAGGCAGCAAGCACATCATCGCCGGGTCTTCCTCCATCAAGAGAGAGCACAGAAGTGAGGAGGAGGACGTCTACTCTAAGGTCTACCACAGGGATGGAAGGGAGGTGGATTTAGGAAAGAACTCACTTCCTATAGGTGGCAAGTTTGACAAGGTATATAGTGTTCTACACGTTATGCTGCATTCATTTCGAATTACCATAATGCTTTTGTACTCTTGCACTTCACCGTTTAGACATAATGTAAAAACAACCAAATTGACAGTGGTTTCAAAACTTTAAGGTAGTTTTGTGGCAAACGCTACTCATTTTTCTTCAATGCCATTTTTTATAGCCAGTGTTACCAAGGTGATGTAATTTGTTTCAGTGTTaaagaggtagaccgatatattggttttatagGTTAATCGGTGCAGACTgattagttgctttttggaactatcagttatagCAAAAATATATGCAGACAGGTTTAATTTAAATtccttatttttaaaaataaaccccATAAAGAAATAAACCCTCATAAGATTAAATATATGTACAAAACTTTTCATCTGGTGAATTTATTGGctataaaaatattcatttggtATAaacttacactggtggccaaacatttggaataatgtacatattttgctgtttcggaaggaaattggtactttattcaccaaagtggcattcaactgatcacaaagtatagtcaggacattactgatgtaaaaaacagcactatcactatttgaaaaaagtaattttttatcaaatttagacaggccacattgccattatatcaaacacagctgaaagctatttggttcattaaatgtagcttaacattgtctttgtgtttgtttttgagctgccacagtatgcaatagactggcatgtctaaaggtcaatattaggtcaaaaatggcaaaaaaagaaacggctttctctaaaAACTCATTTGTATGAAGATTTCAtagaaaggtgtacactacagtcttcaaagtcaaaggacaactggctctaacaaggacagaaagagatgtggaagaccagatgtacaactaaacaagaggataagtacatcagagtctctagtttgagaaatagatgcctcacatgtcctcagctgacagcttcattgaattctacccgctcaacaccagtttcatgtacaacagtaaagagaagattcaggggtgcaggacttatgggaagaattgcaaattaaaagccacttttgaaacagaaaaagaaaagtttagagtgggcaaagaaactcaaacattggacaacagataattagaaaagagtgttttggatcttaacccccttgagcttttgtgggatcagctagactgtaaggtgcgtgagaagtgcccgacaagacagccacatctatggcaagtgctacaggaagtgtggggtgaaatgtcacctgagtttctggacaaactgacagctggaataacaaggatatgcaaagctgtcatttctgcacatggaggatgttttgatgagaactctttgtagtttaagaagttttgaaatattattcaaattGTAAGAGTAATTGGatataatgtcctgactatacattgtgatcagttgaatgccactttggtgaataaaagtaccgatttctttccataagagcaaaatctgtaaatgtttccaaacttttggacaccAGTGTACAGtacatatagagcattgtaatggagccaagtctctgtcatttcaaaatatgagtccacttgtgtttcaggcttgtttattgttaaaagtcCCACTCTATAAACCACGTTTTTGTAATTATTGGAATTTTGGTTGTACAATAAATTGGGATTTTACTCATTTTTGACTCTTGAAGCCTCAATGTATGTTCCCtttatagtaaggaaagactaagatttttttttttaaattctataaGTCTATTTTAagaaactatcggccgattaattggttagctgccttttccaccaccttagttatcatatattcaaaatccactattggttgaCCTCTAGTTAAAATACTCTTTCCTTTCCATGTTTAATATGCATTGACGAAACAACAAATACATAAGATGATTTAGCCAAAAAAAGTGTATAAACTAGTCACGTTTTCATCCAAGTTACGGATTTAATATATGCGAGAAATCAGCATAAACTATTTGCGAAAAAGCGgtatttccatcccatgtgtttaagagaacaaaattgTCACTTTCGGGGAAATTGCGACAAAATTATAGTCACAGAGGCAAAGTCACACAATTGATTTGATGTGCATCTGTATTCCTGTGTCAATTCTATAGGAATTTATTTGGTAATTATGTTTCTGTCATAGTTTATGTACACGCCTTTGAATAAcaaatgtatccacctcaagcgagcatgtatgtttttatgtgcattttattaGCATCTTTGATTTTCCATACAGCATTTTTAATGCAATATACCAAAATTTGCATGAAAATATGTGGATGAAAACCAAGCTATTGTGGCTATTGTGAGACTTTCAAAACATTGATTACTTTATTTGAGCGTCCCAACCAGTCTGACTCAACAAAATTGACTCAAAcaaatttgtgtgtttgtttttcagacaAACAgatctgtttgtctgaccaatggcagaAGGGGAGTGTTCAGGGAGACTTTTTtgaaaactgtttttatttttgcaactgtGTTCGGTGATGTTAGTGGCACCCAAATgtcatacttcacctttaaatattttgcaattGCATGAGGAGTGTTTTGCTGTTATCAACAAAAAAGCCCCACATGGATCCATTTTTCATTAAGAGCTTTGCCTTAATAAACAATCATTTCTTAGACTGAGCACATGAAGAACTCAGAGTCATCTTGAAATTACGATAATTCCAAAATAACATTGATGCagcattaataaattaaaaaaaagatgtaaataGTTAATAATGATCAGTAGTAgaatcaaatgttattttttaaaccCATCAGCACTTGCTTTCAGTAAGCATTCAACAGATCTCTGAAAGAGCAGGAGTTAAAAATACACCTTAAAATGActgaatgaaaacaaaattaatgGGTTCCTTTTCAAAGTCTGTAAACAAATGCAGAAATCCTGCCATTATTTCCAGTCTGGCTCAATAAAGGCAATATTTTTTTCCTCAGgcaagtttaatttatttataggTGGGCTACTGCCCCACTCACAAACAGAGATAAATCATATAAACAGTTCAGGCCGGCAGAGTGTAGACTAACTTACTAGCATTTGCTGGCTAAATGTAATCAAATACAATTTCCCTCAGGTGACATAACTCAGCAGGGATTTAAGCAGGACAGAAGAAATATGGATGTAAAAAGGGTCAACACTACGTTACTTCATGTTGTTTGGCATGACTCcaacatttaaaggaacagtgcactctaaaatgaaaaagtctgtcattatttatttatgttgttccaaatgttcAAAATTTTTTCAGAACAgctttagggtgagtaaataatgacagaaattgaCTGTaactaaaaagaaaagaaagaaaagcccATAACTGACTTATCCGTGTTCCTTCACAGCCACGTTTCAGGCCTTCTGCATTTAAACCGGTAACTCCAAAAAACTTCAGTTCCATGCAGAATATCTACCCATCCAAGGTGGATGAGGAGCGCAAGAGCAGCTTAACCAATGGCATGCATCAGTCCTATGCCAAAGCAGCACAGAAATCACTGTCCACATCTTCCACGTCTTCCTCCCCTTCACGACCAGGTACGAGTGCCTGCAAAGGCGTACTGGCAGCAGCTCGGGGCCTCAGCCAAGAAGAGGAGAACACATCAGACTCAGGGCACAACTCTATGAACAGCCTGCCGCCCTATCGGCCGCCGTTCTGCCCTCACTTGGGGCAAATCAGTGCCTCCATGGGTCACATCAACCACATTGGTTCACTGGATCGGACCTCACTGGGTTCTAAAGGTGCTGCTTCCACCATCACAGAAATGTCCTGCCAAAGCATGGCTACGTTGAACCGCCTTCAGTGCTACGGCAGTGAGTCCCAGCCCCCCTACGAGCTGTCACACTCGCtggaggacgtggtgaaggaccTGGAGGAGCGTCTGCAGGAAAAGGAGCACGAGCTGAGGCAGATGAGGAGGAACCTGGATGAGAGTGAGGACGCCATTGCACAGGTCAGCATCCGAAAATTAatcatatatataatttacaatatGATTATTCATAACAAAATACAAGTCCCACATATAAATCTAACAATAAAGCTAGTATTATAAAACATAGCTCCAGCTATCCTCATGTacacttttttccttttcttcattTTTTCCTGCACTCTTACATGTAAGATTGCAAGTAGTCCTGCCTAATGATATCTTCTGGGAATAGCAGAACCAACTGACACCTCGCACAGTGTATACCGCCCAGCCTTATGTAGTTTTAATTATAATTGTGTGTCGTGCTGCAGGTTTTTGAAGGGAAGCAGCGTCTCTGGGAAAAGGAGGTGACAGAGTTGAAGCACCTGTACACCTCCAAACTGCGTCAGGTATCCCACCAGTCCCAGCGCTCACAGCGAAACGTGCAGCTGCAGCTCTATAAGGCACAGCAGGAACGCAACAGACTGCAGGAGGAGCTGGTTGCTGTAAGGCTTGAGTGTCAGACCCTGAAAAGTCAAGACCCAAAGGCACACAGTCAGAACATTAATCCCCAGCTCGAGGAGACCCAATGGGAGGTATGCATGAAGTCAAAGCTGCGGGATCAGGAATTGGGGCTTGAGAGAATTTTAGGGAAAATGTGGGGATGCATTATGTTTAGCAGGGTATGTGTGCTGCTCACAATTGTATTCagaatgcattttacatttctgaatttgaattgaggtcaattcaaatttaatttgaataataagTAGAACTAACATGGAATGAAATTCAAAGACATCGACAACTGCTATAAGTGCAGGAATTACACACAACATATATTTCCAGAAATATCTgatgatattaataatcaatGGTTGAAATGCCATCTGTagaattttgtatttaaattttatatatttcctattatatgtataaatgaaccttcttatttaataaattaactttCATTTTAATCAACTGTTGAAATCCCATCTATAgaaatgtgcatatatatatatatatatatatatatatatatatatataacacattatATTTACCTATTAGTTTTATACCTtagattataatgcattataatatgaCCAACATTAAATTATATCTTtagaagttataatgtattatatctatttttattttatatatatatatatatatatatatatatatatatatatatatatatatatatacactcacctaaaggattattaggaacacctgttcaatttctcattaatgcaattatctaatcaaccaatcacatggcagtttcttcaatgcatttaggggtgtggtcctggtcaagacaatctcctgaactccaaactgaatgtcagaatgggaaagaaaggtgatttaagcaattttagcgtgcatggttgttggtgccagacgggccagtctgagtatttcacaatctgctcagttactgggattttcacgcacaaccatttctagggtttacaaagaatggtgtgaaaagggaaaaacatccagtatgcggcagtcctgtgggctgaaaatgccttgttgatgctagaggtcagaggagaatgggccgactgattcaagctgatagaagagcaactttgcctgaaataaccactcgttacaaccgaggtatgcagcaaagcatttgtgaagccacaacatgcacaaccttgaggcggatgggctacaacagcagaagaccccaccggtaccactcatctccactacaaataggagaaagaggctacaatttgcaagagctcaccaaaattggacagttgaagactggaaaaatgttgcctggtctgatgagtctcgatttctgttgagacattcagatggtagagtcagaatttggcataaacagaatgagaacatggatccatcatgccttgttaccactgtgcaggctggtggtggtggtgtaatggtgtggggatgttttcttggcacactttaggccccttagtgccaattgggcatcgtttaaatgccacggcctacctgagcattgtttctgaccatgtccatccctttatggccaccatgtacccatcctctgatggctacttccagcaggataatgcaccatgtcacaaagctcgaatcatttcaaactggtttcttgaacatgacaatgagttcactgtactaaaatggcccccacagtcaccagatctcaacccaatagagcatctttgggatgtggtggaacgggagctttgtgccctggatgtgcatcccacaaatctccatcaactgcaagatgctatcctatcaatatgggccaacatttctaaagaatactttcagcaccttgttgaatcagtgccacgtagaattaaggcagttctgaaggctgaaaggggtcaaacacagtattagtatggtgttcctaataatcctttaggtgagcatatatatatgtatatgtatatatatatatatatatatatatatatatatatatatatatatatatacagtatatatacaccatagttagttccggtcctcaaatctgattggacgggagatgttccatgagcactgatggtgtgacaccatcagcactcagacgcttcactgtgtatcactccgcttgtgttcattctgttctaaactaaagtattattcacggcactcggcctgcggccgaatcacagcagtgctgatgtagggccatatagcacgattgcgagtgtgatattgcttaaatatatatatattatatgttttaagtaaagtgacaaaagcaaagtgttttaaaatctttttaaagtCTTATATTATccataatattatatatgttttaaCCTTGAAGCTTTACAAGTGTTTTTCTTCCATTCACAAAATTTACATCAAGGATGTGTGTTCCTTTTGTATTCCGTGCATTTTCTATAAATCTCATTATACAAGACTGACTTGTAATGTATattacaagtttatgttatgaCTGTATATTAGACATTGCTTTTGTAACTTAAAGCAGGTCAAGAACACTTTTAATTGTATATGATCATGTCAATCCTTGTGACTGTTTAACCTATCCTGATTTTGTAGAAAGCACTTTTAagatatattcaatatattctgtatattattgTAACAcggttaaaatgggcaaggaggaggcgagaaccggcttgtcaacataaatcataaatcataaatgcaaactgaactcaaaatacacaaatattcgaaccatcgtcaccggccgcctttattcctcgcgcgcctcatcaggctgat includes the following:
- the LOC127659952 gene encoding NEDD4-binding protein 3-A-like; its protein translation is MATVQALSLAQNPGKSISAVYPASSLASGRCVMGSVGSLIEKPDVSPTKSNRAVPQVSGRQNHSLLKKGFNQRELLNYLNITKKEAKGSKHIIAGSSSIKREHRSEEEDVYSKVYHRDGREVDLGKNSLPIGGKFDKPRFRPSAFKPVTPKNFSSMQNIYPSKVDEERKSSLTNGMHQSYAKAAQKSLSTSSTSSSPSRPGTSACKGVLAAARGLSQEEENTSDSGHNSMNSLPPYRPPFCPHLGQISASMGHINHIGSLDRTSLGSKGAASTITEMSCQSMATLNRLQCYGSESQPPYELSHSLEDVVKDLEERLQEKEHELRQMRRNLDESEDAIAQVFEGKQRLWEKEVTELKHLYTSKLRQVSHQSQRSQRNVQLQLYKAQQERNRLQEELVAVRLECQTLKSQDPKAHSQNINPQLEETQWEVCQKSGEISLLKRQLRDSQAEVTQKLSEIFLLKTQLHEACNQIQAKDSQMDMLQMALQGARRKCPLPAFEDARVDSGDTGGASTTEERLRAELLLERRQNEAQTSAFEAERSTWQTEKEKVIRYQKEMQASYIEMYHKNEALERELAMLRGGRARLEGVGAGDEDVGGALQEEKPPTGLPWIERIESSEI